The genomic DNA GGTCTACGCGGTACACGGTCCAGCCCGGCGACACGCTCTTCTTCATCGCCCAGCGCTTCGGCACCACGGTCCCGGCCATCCTGGCCATCAACCCGCAGATTACCAACCCCGACCTCATCTTCCCCGCCCAAGTCATCTGCGTCCCGGCCGCCGTGCCGCCCGCGGTCTGTCCACCGGGGTCCACCCAGTACACGGTCCAGCCCGGCGACACGCTCTTCTTCATCGCCCAGCGCTTCGGCACCACGGTCCCGGCCATCCTGGCCATCAACCCGCAGATCACCAACCCCAACCTGATCTTTCCGGGACAGGTCATCTGCGTGCCAAGTCGCTGAAGAAGGGGCGGCCACCCCCTGTTCGGGAGTGGCCGCCCAAGCGGTCGCCGGATGGGTATGAAGTCAGACCCAAGAGGCCAGCGCTGTGTTTAGCTGCGCGTCTGTCCTGCGATTGGACCGGTGTATGGTGGCGGGATTCGAGACCCAGCCTGCCGAGGCCGGCCTCTGCTCGTTCCTGCGGTTGCTGGGGTCGTGCCCTCAGGCCGACGGCCCTGCCTGGCGCACAGCGGCGGGCATCTCCCGTTCAAACCGGGCGAAGCTGGCGGCAAACATCCGCGCCAGTTGCCGGGCCTGCTCGTCGTAGGCCGCCACGTTCTGCCACGTCGACCGGACATCCAGCACCTCCGGAGGTACGCCAGGCACTGCTTGAGGCGTCTGGACCCCGAAAACGGGGTCCTTGCAGTACGGGACGTCGTCGAGCGCACCCGTGAGCGCCGCCTTCACCATGGCGCGTGTATAAGCGATGGGAATGCGCCGGCCAACCCCGTACGGCCCACCCGTCCAGCCGGTGTTGACCAGCCACACTTTCACGTCGTGGCGGCCGATCTTCTCTCCGAGGAGCCTTGCGTAAACCGTCGGGTGTAGCGCCATGAACGGCGCCCCGAAGCAGGGGGAAAACGTCGCCTGGGGCTCCTTGACGCCCTTCTCTGTGCCCGCCACCTTCGCCGTGTACCCGGAGAGGAAGTAATACATAGCCTGCTCGGCCGTGAGCCGGGCGACGGGTGGCATCACGCCGAAGGCATCCGCCGACAGGAAGATAACGGTGCGGGGATGACCGCCCATGCCTGACCGGACTGCTCCCGGGATGTGAGTGATAGGGTACGCGGCCCGGGTGTTCTCGGTCAGCGAGTCGTCGTTGAGATCGAGGCGTCGGGTGACCGGATCGATGGCGACGTTCTCAAGGATGGTTCCGAACATCCGCGTCGTCTGGTAGATCTGCGGCTCGGCCTCGGGGCTGAGGCGGATCACCTTGGCGTAGCAGCCGCCTTCGAAGTTGAACACGCCGGCATCGCTCCAGCCGTGCTCGTCGTCGCCGACAAGGCTTCGTTCGGGGTCAGCCGAGAGGGCCGTCTTGCCGGTGCCGGAAAGCCCGAAGAAAAGCGCCACGTCGCTCTCTTTGCCGATGTTGGCAGAACAGTGCATGGACAGCACCTGCTCCTGGGGCAGCAGGAAGTTGAGCACGGTGAACACCGACTTCTTGATCTCGCCGGCGTAGCCGGTACCGCCGATGAGCACAAGGCGCCGGGTGAAGTTGAGGACGATGAAAACCCCTGAACGGGTACCGTCAACTTCGGGTACGGCCGTAAAGCCGGGGACGTGAATCACGGTGAAGCGTGGGACGTGGGCCGCCAGCTCGTCGCGCCCGGCCTGGATGAAGAGGTTGCGGGCAAA from Bacillota bacterium includes the following:
- a CDS encoding LysM domain-containing protein, which codes for STRYTVQPGDTLFFIAQRFGTTVPAILAINPQITNPDLIFPAQVICVPAAVPPAVCPPGSTQYTVQPGDTLFFIAQRFGTTVPAILAINPQITNPNLIFPGQVICVPSR
- a CDS encoding phosphoenolpyruvate carboxykinase gives rise to the protein MSEPPRSHYGLEHHGIINIGQVYWNLTTPVLYEEAIRRREGLLSHLGPLVVRTGQHTGRSPKDKFIVDDPETHDKIWWGDANQPLSAEQFDRLYHRLLAYLQGKDVFVQDCFVGAAPAYRMPIRVITEHAWHSLFARNLFIQAGRDELAAHVPRFTVIHVPGFTAVPEVDGTRSGVFIVLNFTRRLVLIGGTGYAGEIKKSVFTVLNFLLPQEQVLSMHCSANIGKESDVALFFGLSGTGKTALSADPERSLVGDDEHGWSDAGVFNFEGGCYAKVIRLSPEAEPQIYQTTRMFGTILENVAIDPVTRRLDLNDDSLTENTRAAYPITHIPGAVRSGMGGHPRTVIFLSADAFGVMPPVARLTAEQAMYYFLSGYTAKVAGTEKGVKEPQATFSPCFGAPFMALHPTVYARLLGEKIGRHDVKVWLVNTGWTGGPYGVGRRIPIAYTRAMVKAALTGALDDVPYCKDPVFGVQTPQAVPGVPPEVLDVRSTWQNVAAYDEQARQLARMFAASFARFEREMPAAVRQAGPSA